One Grus americana isolate bGruAme1 chromosome Z, bGruAme1.mat, whole genome shotgun sequence DNA window includes the following coding sequences:
- the LOC129199979 gene encoding chondroitin sulfate synthase 3-like yields the protein MAARSRRPWLSVGLGLGLGLVLGFTAASWLIAPKVAELSEKKRRGSSLCSYYGRSAGPGAAGGAAVPGGQQAPPEAAAVLGGTSFRSSPWELPPPPAEGMVSSPAAGGEGEPEEEEEEGGEKRSGRPGGSHNGSGDWGGAPGYAKPRNFLYVGVMTAQKYLGSRAVAAQRTWAPSVPGRVEFFSSQGSAAPPGLPRLPVVALPGVDDSCPPQKKSFMMIKYMHDRYLDKYEWFMRADDDVYIKGEKLEEFLHSLNSSKPLYLGPTGLGNIEELGKLGLEPGENFCMGGPGMIFSREVLRRMVPHIGECLGEMYTTHEDVEVGRCVRRFGGTQCVWSYELNQHSRQSFAEHKHQKNEEVVTFIQE from the exons ATGGCAGCCCGGTCCCGGAGACCCTGGCtgagcgtggggctggggctggggctggggctggtgctgggttTCACCGCCGCCTCCTGGCTCATCGCCCCGAAAGTGGCCGAGCTGAGCGAAAAGAAGAGGCGCGgctccagcctctgctcctACTACGGCcgctcggcggggccgggggcggccgggggcgcGGCGGTGCCGGGCGGGCAGCAGGCGCCGCCGGAGGCAGCGGCGGTGCTGGGCGGCACGAGTTTcaggagcagcccctgggagctgccgccgccgccggcggagGGCATGGTGtccagccccgccgccggcggggaaggggagccggaggaggaggaggaggaaggcggcGAGAAGCGGAGCGGCCGGCCCGGCGGCAGCCACAACGGGAGCGGGGACTGGGGGGGCGCCCCGGGCTACGCCAAGCCCCGCAACTTCCTCTACGTGGGGGTGATGACGGCCCAGAAGTACCTgggcagccgggcggtggcggcgcagCGGACGTGGGCGCCCTCGGTGCCGGGCCGCGTTGAGTTCTTCTCCAGCCAGGGCTCCGCCGcgccccccgggctgccccggctgcccgTCGTCGCCCTGCCCGGCGTGGACGACTCCTGCCCGCCGCAGAAGAAGTCTTTCATGATGATCAAGTACATGCACGACCGCTACCTGGACAAGTACGAATGGTTCATGCGGGCGGACGACGACGTCTACATTAAAG gtgaaaaattGGAGGAGTTTCTTCACTCACTGAACAGTAGTAAACCTCTGTATTTGGGACCGACTGGTCTGGGTAATATTGAAGAACTCGGAAAACTTGGGCTGGAGCCTGGAGAGAATTTCTGCATGGGAGGGCCGGGAATGATCTTCAGCCGGGAGGTTCTCAGGAGGATGGTGCCACATATTGGTGAATGCCTTGGAGAAATGTACACCACTCATGAGGACGTGGAGGTGGGCAGGTGTGTCCGAAGGTTTGGAGGAACTCAGTGTGTTTGGTCATATGAG ctgaatcAGCACTCACGGCAAAGCTTTGCTGAGCACAAGCATCAGAAGAACGAAGAGGTGGTCACGTTCATCCAGGAATGA